A genomic window from Microscilla marina ATCC 23134 includes:
- a CDS encoding START domain-containing protein, whose protein sequence is MTKLLAVLLVFTNHFAGMPSYPFHGNNSATTFKAWKLIKNKEGISVYARKYKNTNHRELKAIAVFKASLSSLVAIIKDDASVPQWINRMKLFQNIHTVSNQQWYTYAEISLPFPYYNRDLISLNTLEQNSDNHIVVIDIESKPNYLPKKRKKVRMKNAEGQWRFKPLGNGKILVSYQFYAEPNLGLPAWIINPLATKGVWNTLKKFREMAKKPKYQQTKLPYISQ, encoded by the coding sequence ATGACTAAACTATTGGCAGTTCTACTGGTTTTTACTAATCACTTTGCAGGCATGCCCTCCTACCCTTTTCACGGCAATAACTCTGCTACTACTTTTAAAGCCTGGAAATTAATAAAAAATAAAGAAGGCATATCAGTATATGCACGCAAATATAAAAACACCAATCACCGTGAGCTAAAAGCCATTGCTGTATTCAAAGCCTCACTTAGCAGTTTGGTTGCTATTATAAAAGATGATGCGTCTGTGCCTCAATGGATTAACCGTATGAAACTTTTTCAAAACATTCATACTGTTTCTAACCAACAGTGGTATACTTATGCCGAAATTTCACTTCCTTTTCCTTATTATAATCGTGACCTGATTAGCCTCAATACGCTCGAACAAAATAGTGATAACCATATTGTGGTGATTGATATTGAAAGTAAACCTAACTATCTACCCAAAAAACGTAAAAAGGTACGAATGAAAAATGCTGAAGGACAATGGAGGTTTAAACCATTAGGTAACGGCAAAATACTTGTCTCTTATCAGTTTTACGCTGAACCTAACCTTGGGCTACCTGCCTGGATCATCAACCCACTTGCGACTAAAGGTGTTTGGAATACCCTTAAAAAATTTCGTGAAATGGCTAAAAAGCCCAAATACCAACAAACAAAACTGCCTTACATCAGTCAATAG